A stretch of Branchiostoma lanceolatum isolate klBraLanc5 chromosome 14, klBraLanc5.hap2, whole genome shotgun sequence DNA encodes these proteins:
- the LOC136448231 gene encoding alpha-N-acetylneuraminide alpha-2,8-sialyltransferase-like: MRAQQWLLAVVVTTGLLLLYYMHAVGGPGHSVLLSLFWTAEVDAYPETCILFNKSRLFSEQLVSPATTQQPTTAPIDIRTLGQELLLPWQLNRSAAQHLMQELNNCTSTQADAVITRANTRVGQSIRYYIQHEKTFLANRAFYNTLPRESPLPRTPYGRCSVVGNGAVLLGNRCGQEIDKADFVFRSNLPPLTGNFTRDTGQKANWTTANPISQLNWRFNLLSNKPANKEKFVRHVRQYSGLLVASAFGVKAATTVSVRAQRVLRERKLSLAVVYGNPRHFAAVRDYWAYNGLSMRLSTGIYLTTIALSTCDEVHLFGFWPFDVDHSGEKLLYHYYDKPDTKVNPILDPAFLHNLPKEFLKLVELHRSGVLKIHLETCQQPERRS, translated from the exons ATGCGGGCACAGCAATGGCTTCTGGCTGTTGTCGTGACGACAGGGCTGCTACTGCTGTACTACATGCACGCTGTGGGGGGGCCGGGACACTCTGTATTACTCAG tttgttctGGACAGCAGAGGTGGATGCGTATCCCGAAACCTGCATCCTCTTCAACAAGTCACGGCTGTTTTCCGAACAGCTGGTCTCCCCGGCAACCACCCAGCAGCCAACCACAGCGCCCATCGACATCAGGACCCTCGGGCAGGAGctgctgttaccatggcaactgaaCAGATCTGCTGCTCAACATCTCAT GCAGGAACTCAACAATTGTACCAGCACCCAGGCTGATGCCGTCATCACCCGTGCCAACACCAGGGTCGGGCAGAGCATTCGCTACTACATCCAGCACGAGAAAACCTTCCTGGCCAACCGCGCGTTCTACAACACACTTCCCAGG GAATCTCCCCTTCCCAGGACACCGTATGGCCGCTGTAGCGTGGTCGGAAACGGAGCtgtgttgctaggcaacaggtGTGGCCAAGAGATTGACAAGGCAGACTTTGTCTTCAG GAGTAACCTGCCTCCCCTGACTGGGAACTTCACCCGCGACACGGGGCAGAAGGCAAACTGGACCACAGCAAACCCCATCTCTCAGCTCAACTGGAG GTTCAACCTGCTGAGCAACAAGCCGGCCAATAAGGAGAAGTTTGTGCGTCACGTGCGGCAGTACAGCGGCCTGCTCGTGGCCTCAGCCTTCGGGGTCAAAGCCGCTACAA CGGTGTCGGTTCGAGCACAGCGAGTTCTGCGGGAGAGGAAGCTGAGCCTGGCCGTGGTGTACGGGAACCCTCGCCACTTCGCAGCCGTGCGCGACTACTGGGCGTACAACGGGCTCAGCATGAGGCTGTCCACGG GCATCTACCTGACGACCATCGCCCTGAGCACCTGTGACGAGGTGCACCTGTTCGGGTTCTGGCCCTTCGACGTGGACCACTCAGGAGAAAAGCTGCTCTATCATTACTACGACAAGCCG gacaCGAAGGTGAACCCAATCCTGGACCCCGCCTTCCTGCACAACCTGCCCAAGGAGTTCCTCAAGTTGGTGGAGTTGCACCGGAGCGGCGTTCTTAAGATCCATCTCGAGACGTGCCAGCAACCGGAGCGGCGTTCTTAA